The Mycobacterium paragordonae genome includes a region encoding these proteins:
- a CDS encoding GGDEF domain-containing protein has product MNARRDPRSASAVAFSVLVCLGMALWLAFGWGGDGVVIVVDSVGPVVFSIYATVCSALAARSAHGRSRAAWTTMSVALAALAVAGLTGAFYSLVLHQVSSPSPVDAMYWAFSVLAVAAILQLPARMTARSRTRLLLDCLVVAVALVVLLLATGEESLYQQTIREGAVGSAPAHVYPALDLFIAMVAVLALAHAGAGQRGPLWLVAAAFLLRELSDIALSYQIATGRFDAWFAVDVGWAVSLIILGAAALVARGARAAARSTDLVPTWATLWLPYLPLLLAGTVGPAMAMTGPLRVGVPVLMALVFMRQSYAAWENRRLLSAVADQALRDPLTGLANRVLFHDRLAHAMALRQRDDRGVAVVSLDLDDFKLVNDSLGHPAADSVLVGVAERLARCARPGDTVARLGGDEFALLLEGRVDRSQAIAQDVVEAFDEPFVIDGQEMLLRPSVGMAVASSQSRIWRRKG; this is encoded by the coding sequence GTGAACGCTCGCCGAGATCCGCGATCCGCTTCAGCGGTCGCGTTCTCGGTGCTCGTGTGTCTGGGTATGGCTCTCTGGCTCGCCTTCGGGTGGGGTGGTGACGGTGTCGTGATCGTCGTCGACTCTGTCGGTCCGGTCGTGTTCTCGATCTACGCAACCGTGTGCTCGGCGCTGGCCGCGCGGTCAGCCCATGGCCGCAGCCGTGCCGCCTGGACCACGATGTCGGTCGCGTTGGCGGCGTTGGCAGTGGCCGGACTTACCGGGGCGTTCTACTCGCTCGTCTTGCACCAGGTTTCCTCGCCTTCACCGGTGGACGCGATGTACTGGGCGTTTTCCGTGCTGGCCGTCGCCGCGATTCTTCAGTTGCCGGCCAGGATGACCGCACGTTCGCGGACGCGTCTATTACTGGACTGCCTGGTCGTCGCCGTGGCTCTGGTCGTGCTGTTGTTGGCTACCGGCGAGGAATCTCTGTACCAGCAGACGATTCGGGAAGGTGCAGTGGGATCGGCTCCTGCGCACGTCTATCCAGCCCTCGATCTCTTCATTGCGATGGTTGCCGTGCTGGCTCTCGCGCACGCAGGCGCCGGACAGCGGGGCCCGCTGTGGTTGGTTGCCGCCGCCTTCCTGCTACGAGAGCTGTCCGATATCGCGCTCAGTTATCAGATCGCGACCGGCCGCTTCGACGCTTGGTTTGCAGTCGACGTCGGGTGGGCGGTGTCGCTGATCATCCTGGGAGCCGCAGCTCTGGTGGCCAGGGGAGCGCGAGCAGCGGCACGATCGACGGATCTGGTGCCCACGTGGGCGACGCTGTGGCTGCCCTATCTGCCCTTGCTGCTGGCCGGCACCGTCGGGCCGGCCATGGCGATGACCGGCCCACTGCGAGTGGGGGTTCCGGTGCTGATGGCGCTCGTCTTCATGCGGCAGTCATACGCCGCCTGGGAGAACAGGCGACTGCTCTCCGCGGTAGCCGATCAGGCACTGCGCGATCCTTTGACCGGGCTGGCGAACCGGGTCCTGTTTCACGATCGGTTGGCTCACGCGATGGCGTTGCGTCAGCGCGATGATCGTGGGGTGGCAGTGGTGTCGCTGGACCTCGATGACTTCAAACTGGTCAACGACAGCCTGGGTCATCCGGCCGCCGACAGCGTGTTGGTCGGGGTCGCCGAGCGGCTCGCTCGTTGCGCGCGGCCGGGGGACACGGTCGCGCGGCTGGGCGGCGACGAGTTCGCGCTGCTGCTCGAGGGCCGGGTCGATCGTTCCCAGGCAATCGCACAGGACGTCGTCGAGGCCTTCGATGAGCCGTTTGTGATCGACGGCCAGGAGATGCTGCTGCGTCCCAGTGTCGGGATGGCGGTTGCCTCGTCGCAGAGCCGAATCTGGCGCCGGAAGGGTTGA
- a CDS encoding putative bifunctional diguanylate cyclase/phosphodiesterase → MTRADLAMYAAKRSRSSLVSTFSPDMMLIDPEAVDLSDREADQRGSDGAAQVRLLGELRHAIDRGELDVVYQPKVQLSTGHVVGVEALLRWPHPQLGVLRPDTFIPLVRRQGLMRPVTDLVFEKALEDAAQWMAVGKGVPVAVNLFAALLRDRQLPVRLCRALEDRGLPADRLTVEITEDVVLNDLSQVTAVLRGLRERGIRVAIDDFGSGYSALSYLRDLQIDEVKLDRHFIASVTGHQRAAAVVRAVIDLSHELGITVVAEGVEDGETVTWLRDHGCDLGQGFYLGMPAAAAVVAELVDVRRATAAPLPRHPD, encoded by the coding sequence ATGACGCGAGCGGACCTGGCGATGTACGCCGCGAAACGCTCACGCAGTTCGTTGGTGTCCACGTTCAGTCCGGACATGATGCTGATCGATCCCGAAGCGGTGGACTTGTCGGACAGAGAGGCTGACCAGCGCGGGAGTGATGGAGCTGCACAGGTCCGCTTGCTGGGGGAGTTGCGTCATGCCATCGACCGCGGCGAACTCGATGTCGTGTACCAGCCGAAAGTGCAGTTGAGCACCGGCCACGTCGTGGGGGTGGAGGCGCTGCTGCGTTGGCCGCACCCGCAGTTGGGTGTGTTGCGACCGGACACATTCATACCGCTCGTACGTCGGCAGGGTTTGATGCGGCCGGTAACCGATCTGGTGTTCGAGAAGGCACTCGAAGATGCTGCGCAGTGGATGGCAGTGGGAAAAGGGGTGCCGGTGGCGGTCAACCTGTTCGCGGCGCTGCTGCGCGACAGGCAACTGCCCGTCAGGCTGTGCCGTGCGCTCGAAGACCGCGGCCTGCCCGCGGACAGGTTGACCGTCGAGATCACCGAAGATGTTGTTCTCAACGACTTGAGTCAGGTGACGGCGGTGTTGCGGGGGCTACGTGAACGCGGCATCCGGGTGGCGATCGACGATTTCGGCAGCGGGTATTCGGCGCTGAGTTACCTGCGTGACCTGCAAATCGACGAGGTGAAGCTCGACCGCCATTTCATTGCGTCAGTGACGGGTCATCAACGGGCCGCGGCAGTGGTTCGCGCCGTCATCGATCTCAGCCACGAATTGGGCATCACGGTGGTTGCCGAAGGAGTGGAGGATGGCGAGACGGTGACCTGGCTGCGTGACCACGGTTGCGATCTGGGCCAGGGCTTCTACCTGGGAATGCCCGCCGCAGCCGCTGTCGTCGCAGAACTCGTCGACGTCCGCCGCGCGACGGCGGCACCGCTACCGCGCCACCCTGACTGA
- the rnhA gene encoding ribonuclease HI — translation MVDTARDIVVIHTDGGCRPNPGPGGWGAVLRQRQHVREMYGGESTPTSNNRMELTAPIMALEALTRAVHVHLHTDSTYVRNGITKWVLGWERNGWMTAAKQPVKNVDLWQRLQAACARHRVEWFWVKGHAGVADNELADQLATRGLQEAIGWQRSP, via the coding sequence ATGGTCGACACCGCCAGGGACATCGTCGTCATTCACACCGACGGCGGGTGCCGACCCAATCCCGGGCCCGGCGGGTGGGGTGCCGTGCTGCGGCAACGGCAGCACGTCCGTGAGATGTACGGCGGTGAGTCCACTCCAACCAGCAACAACCGGATGGAACTGACGGCGCCGATCATGGCGCTGGAGGCACTGACCCGCGCGGTGCACGTCCACCTCCACACCGACAGCACCTATGTCCGGAACGGCATCACCAAGTGGGTGCTCGGCTGGGAGCGCAACGGCTGGATGACTGCCGCGAAGCAGCCGGTGAAGAACGTCGACCTGTGGCAGAGGCTGCAGGCCGCCTGCGCGCGACACCGGGTCGAGTGGTTCTGGGTGAAGGGGCACGCGGGTGTCGCTGACAACGAACTCGCCGACCAACTGGCGACCAGAGGTCTACAGGAAGCGATCGGCTGGCAGCGATCGCCATAG